A single Arachidicoccus sp. BS20 DNA region contains:
- a CDS encoding MBL fold metallo-hydrolase yields the protein MKIIPLSEGAFTIDASKKFIPFNSEKDNLQERAVGSLLVEIQPFLVITSKDILLLDTGLGFMQNGKLQIHEILMQQGIGANGVTKVLMSHLHKDHSGGISFEDGNGERKLSFPNAKYYVQEQELDFALNGNHPSYKKEDVEILKDNPQTVLLNGDGKIDDYISYHLTGAHSPFHQVFWIQEDNETVFFGGDDAPQLGQMRKRYIAKYDFDGRKCMELRQQWWTQGEQEKWTFLFYHDVKSPMFKF from the coding sequence ATGAAAATCATTCCGCTTTCAGAAGGCGCATTTACCATTGATGCAAGTAAAAAATTCATTCCGTTTAATTCCGAAAAAGACAATCTGCAAGAGCGCGCTGTCGGCAGTTTGCTGGTAGAAATTCAACCGTTTCTTGTCATCACTTCAAAAGATATTTTGTTGCTCGATACAGGCTTGGGCTTTATGCAAAACGGAAAACTGCAAATCCACGAAATATTGATGCAGCAAGGTATTGGTGCGAATGGAGTAACCAAAGTATTGATGTCGCATTTGCACAAAGACCATTCGGGCGGCATCAGTTTTGAAGATGGAAACGGCGAAAGAAAATTATCTTTTCCCAATGCAAAATATTATGTGCAGGAACAGGAATTGGACTTTGCATTAAACGGAAATCATCCTTCCTATAAAAAAGAAGATGTTGAAATTCTGAAAGATAATCCGCAAACGGTTTTACTCAACGGCGACGGAAAAATTGATGATTATATTTCGTATCATTTGACCGGAGCACATTCTCCTTTTCATCAGGTATTCTGGATTCAAGAAGATAATGAAACTGTTTTCTTCGGCGGCGATGATGCTCCGCAACTCGGACAAATGCGCAAGCGATATATTGCCAAATATGATTTTGACGGAAGAAAATGTATGGAGCTTCGGCAGCAGTGGTGGACGCAGGGCGAGCAGGAAAAATGGACGTTCTTGTTTTATCACGATGTGAAATCGCCAATGTTTAAATTTTAA
- a CDS encoding sensor histidine kinase, translating into MKQTLHLYMFQNLLNWRYVLVLIAVAIVIGSLFYSRHLSEKLAKIEEKEMHIWVEAQKEIADTSSQTNLNLSSLISSENRDIPIIETNEHDSIVSSNNLDTTEIAHDENYLKRKLSSFKKLHEPILVKLNDVENKYYYGESRLQQELRYFPIVQLLIVALFIIILIVAERNAHKSTQNRLWVGMAKETAHQLGTPVSSLEGWTEILKNIEGNETVVPEMDKDIQRLKLISDRFAKIGSVPKLEGKDIVVQIQNMVEYIRKRAGGNVRFSVDASQNPLYAQVSAPLFDWVIENLLKNALDAMDGQGAISIKIQQQADDIFIDVSDTGKGIPHAQFKKVFIPGFTTKKRGWGLGLALTKRIVEEYHHGNIFVKSSEVGKGTTFRIVLKA; encoded by the coding sequence GTGAAACAAACCTTACATTTGTATATGTTCCAAAACCTTTTGAATTGGCGTTATGTGCTTGTGCTGATTGCTGTTGCGATAGTGATTGGCAGCTTGTTTTATTCGCGCCATCTTTCCGAAAAACTCGCAAAGATTGAAGAAAAAGAAATGCACATTTGGGTAGAAGCACAAAAAGAAATTGCTGATACTTCTTCGCAAACAAACTTAAATCTTTCATCATTAATTTCTTCTGAAAATCGCGATATTCCTATCATTGAGACGAATGAGCATGACAGCATTGTGTCGAGTAATAATCTTGATACAACAGAAATTGCACATGATGAAAATTATTTAAAAAGAAAATTATCCTCATTCAAAAAACTGCATGAACCGATTTTGGTTAAGCTGAATGATGTTGAAAATAAATATTATTACGGCGAAAGCCGCTTGCAGCAAGAACTTCGGTATTTCCCGATTGTGCAATTATTGATAGTTGCGCTGTTCATCATCATCTTAATTGTTGCGGAAAGAAACGCGCACAAAAGCACGCAAAACCGTTTGTGGGTGGGTATGGCGAAAGAAACTGCGCATCAACTCGGAACGCCTGTTTCGAGCCTCGAAGGTTGGACGGAAATACTGAAAAATATAGAAGGCAACGAAACGGTTGTGCCGGAAATGGACAAAGATATTCAGCGGTTAAAACTCATCAGCGACCGCTTTGCAAAAATTGGCAGCGTACCGAAATTGGAAGGGAAAGATATTGTGGTGCAAATTCAAAATATGGTCGAATACATTCGTAAACGTGCAGGCGGCAATGTGCGTTTTTCTGTGGATGCTTCGCAAAACCCGCTCTACGCGCAAGTTTCAGCGCCTTTGTTTGATTGGGTAATTGAAAATTTATTGAAGAATGCATTGGATGCAATGGACGGACAAGGTGCTATCAGCATAAAAATTCAGCAACAAGCGGATGATATTTTTATCGATGTTTCCGACACGGGTAAAGGCATTCCGCACGCACAATTCAAGAAAGTTTTTATACCCGGATTTACGACGAAAAAACGTGGTTGGGGTTTGGGTTTGGCATTAACTAAAAGAATAGTTGAAGAATATCATCACGGAAATATTTTTGTAAAATCGAGTGAAGTTGGAAAAGGAACGACGTTTAGGATTGTGTTGAAAGCGTAA
- a CDS encoding agmatinase family protein codes for MVDLSTFNPGEVGNPENGIFGLPFNTVEDAQVVILPVPWETTVSFGAGTARSIEPVLKASLHIDLFEPDFQNCWKKGFYMLDVDKKILTKSDYLRKEAELFVDYICHGDEVEKNTFMCKSIREINQGGEYLNNWVYERAINLLDKGKLVGVLGGDHSTPFGFIKALAETKGEFGILQIDAHCGLRKAYEGFVHSHASIMYNVLNELPQVTKLVQIGVRDFCEEEWDYVQEHKDRITTFLDRSIKERMFEGETWQKISDEIIEQLPQNIYISFDIDGLDPKLCPNTGMPVQGGFETAQIFYLIKKLVAKGKKIIGFDLVEVGSNHVTTDAYVGARVLWQLCNWLTLSNS; via the coding sequence ATGGTAGATTTATCAACCTTTAACCCCGGCGAAGTAGGTAACCCGGAAAACGGTATTTTTGGTTTGCCCTTTAATACAGTGGAAGACGCGCAGGTAGTAATATTGCCTGTTCCCTGGGAAACTACAGTTAGCTTTGGCGCAGGCACCGCGCGTTCTATAGAGCCTGTTTTAAAAGCAAGTCTTCATATTGATTTGTTTGAACCCGATTTTCAAAATTGCTGGAAAAAGGGATTTTATATGCTCGATGTGGACAAGAAAATTCTTACCAAGAGTGATTATTTGCGCAAAGAAGCCGAGCTGTTTGTTGATTATATTTGTCACGGCGACGAAGTCGAAAAGAATACTTTCATGTGCAAAAGTATTCGCGAAATAAATCAGGGCGGCGAATATCTGAACAATTGGGTATATGAACGTGCCATTAATTTATTGGACAAAGGAAAACTTGTAGGCGTACTTGGCGGAGACCACAGCACGCCTTTTGGTTTTATAAAAGCGCTCGCCGAAACCAAAGGCGAATTTGGTATTTTGCAAATTGATGCGCATTGCGGGTTGCGCAAAGCTTATGAAGGCTTCGTACATTCTCATGCGTCTATTATGTACAATGTGCTGAACGAGCTTCCACAGGTTACAAAATTGGTACAAATTGGTGTGCGCGATTTTTGTGAAGAAGAATGGGATTATGTTCAGGAGCATAAAGACAGAATTACCACGTTTTTAGACAGAAGTATTAAAGAGCGGATGTTTGAGGGCGAAACGTGGCAAAAAATATCCGACGAAATTATTGAACAGCTTCCGCAAAATATTTATATCAGCTTTGATATTGACGGGCTTGACCCGAAACTTTGTCCTAATACCGGAATGCCGGTACAGGGCGGATTTGAGACTGCACAAATATTTTATCTCATCAAAAAACTGGTTGCCAAAGGCAAAAAAATTATCGGCTTTGATTTGGTCGAAGTGGGCTCTAATCATGTAACCACCGATGCTTATGTGGGCGCGCGCGTGCTTTGGCAATTGTGCAACTGGCTTACGCTTAGCAACAGTTAA
- the galE gene encoding UDP-glucose 4-epimerase GalE, translating to MSKILVTGGCGYIGAHTAVDLMENGFEVISIDDNSRSTTLLAEGIAKITGKPYKNYKVDLKNFDDTRAVFQENADITGIIHFAAYKAVGESVEKPLEYYENNMEALINVLKCVREFNIPNFVFSSSCTVYGSPDVVPVTEQSPIKEAESPYGATKQMGEKIIRDFAHIASTNTVLLRYFNPVGAHPSNQIGEIPLGRPQNLVPAITQTAIGKLPQMVVFGADYPTRDGSCIRDFIHVSDIAHAHTLALQYLLANKNQSKTEVFNLGTGNGVTVLEAIKAFEEVSGEKLNYIIGARRPGDIMAIFANNQYAVDTLNWEIKYDLKEMMRTAWAWEQKVKKEGLLTTAQKSALN from the coding sequence ATGAGCAAAATATTGGTTACAGGCGGTTGCGGCTATATTGGCGCGCACACGGCGGTGGATTTAATGGAAAACGGATTTGAAGTAATTTCTATTGACGACAACTCTCGTTCCACAACATTGCTTGCCGAAGGCATCGCAAAAATTACGGGTAAACCTTATAAAAATTATAAAGTAGATTTAAAAAATTTTGACGATACCCGCGCCGTCTTTCAGGAAAATGCGGACATCACGGGCATCATTCACTTTGCGGCATATAAAGCTGTAGGCGAATCGGTAGAGAAACCTTTGGAATATTATGAAAATAATATGGAAGCGTTAATTAACGTATTGAAATGTGTGCGTGAATTTAATATTCCAAATTTTGTGTTTTCGTCTTCTTGCACGGTTTACGGCAGTCCGGATGTGGTTCCTGTAACTGAGCAGTCGCCCATTAAGGAAGCCGAATCTCCTTACGGAGCGACCAAGCAAATGGGCGAAAAAATCATTCGCGATTTTGCACACATAGCGTCAACCAATACTGTTCTCTTGCGTTATTTTAATCCTGTGGGTGCGCATCCGTCTAATCAAATCGGCGAAATTCCTTTGGGCAGACCGCAAAACTTAGTTCCTGCAATTACACAAACAGCAATTGGTAAACTGCCCCAAATGGTTGTTTTCGGTGCAGATTATCCTACGCGGGATGGAAGCTGTATCCGCGATTTTATTCATGTTTCCGATATTGCGCACGCACACACATTGGCTTTGCAATATTTATTGGCAAATAAAAATCAATCCAAAACCGAAGTATTCAATCTCGGTACAGGCAACGGCGTTACGGTTCTCGAAGCTATTAAAGCATTTGAAGAAGTAAGCGGCGAAAAGCTGAATTATATAATAGGCGCGCGCCGTCCCGGAGATATTATGGCAATATTTGCCAACAATCAATATGCGGTGGATACATTGAACTGGGAAATAAAATACGACCTCAAAGAAATGATGCGAACGGCTTGGGCTTGGGAGCAGAAAGTGAAAAAAGAAGGCTTGCTTACAACGGCGCAAAAATCTGCTTTGAATTAA
- a CDS encoding transketolase family protein — MASLQDIQVQNEKETRAGFGEGIYEVAKTNKDVIVLTADLAGSFKLGPFQKEFSDRFHEFGIAEANMIGAAAGLTIGGKIPYTTTFANFSTGRVYDQIRQSVAYSGKNVKICASHAGLTLGEDGATHQILEDIGMMKMLPGMTVINPCDFNQTKAATKAIADYKGPVYLRFGRPKWANFTPVDGSDFVIGKAQVLAEGTDVTLFACGHLVWNAIVAAKTLAEKGISAEVVNIHTIKPLDTEAIIKSITKTKAAVTCEEHNIWGGLGESVAHVASNNFPVPIEFIGTKDTFGESGTPAELLEKYGLTPHYIVDAAEKAIARK, encoded by the coding sequence ATGGCATCGTTACAAGATATTCAAGTACAGAATGAAAAAGAAACCCGCGCAGGATTTGGCGAAGGAATTTATGAAGTAGCAAAAACTAATAAAGACGTTATTGTTCTTACTGCCGACCTCGCAGGTTCGTTCAAGTTAGGACCTTTTCAAAAAGAATTTTCCGACCGTTTTCATGAGTTTGGTATTGCTGAAGCAAACATGATTGGCGCAGCTGCAGGCTTGACTATCGGTGGAAAAATTCCATATACAACTACATTTGCCAATTTTAGCACAGGCCGCGTATATGACCAGATTCGTCAAAGCGTTGCATACAGCGGAAAGAACGTAAAAATATGTGCAAGCCATGCTGGTCTTACTTTAGGCGAAGACGGCGCTACGCATCAGATTCTGGAAGACATTGGTATGATGAAAATGCTGCCCGGAATGACTGTGATTAATCCATGTGATTTCAATCAAACTAAAGCGGCTACAAAAGCGATTGCAGATTATAAAGGACCGGTTTATTTGCGCTTCGGTCGTCCAAAATGGGCAAACTTTACTCCGGTTGACGGAAGCGATTTTGTAATAGGCAAAGCGCAGGTTTTGGCAGAAGGAACGGATGTTACTTTGTTTGCTTGCGGGCATTTAGTGTGGAACGCAATTGTAGCCGCAAAAACTTTGGCAGAAAAAGGCATCAGCGCGGAAGTGGTAAATATCCACACCATCAAACCTTTGGATACAGAGGCAATTATCAAATCTATTACAAAAACGAAAGCTGCCGTTACTTGTGAAGAACACAATATTTGGGGCGGTTTGGGCGAGAGTGTCGCACACGTTGCTTCAAATAATTTTCCTGTGCCGATTGAATTTATCGGAACAAAAGATACATTTGGCGAAAGCGGCACGCCGGCAGAATTGTTGGAAAAATACGGCTTAACGCCGCATTACATTGTGGACGCTGCAGAAAAAGCTATCGCAAGAAAGTGA
- a CDS encoding RNA polymerase sigma factor: protein MQQLDDAELLSLFRQEETKERAFTGIVKKYQEKLYWHIRRMVVNHDDADDVLQNVFIKVWNALGNFREDSRLYTWLYKIATNECLTFLEQQKRKSSVSFDEMESGLSNKIKADDGFDANKLEWKLQLAIQKLPEKQRIVFNLRYYEEMPYEEMSKVLDTSEGALKASYHHAAKKIEEYIRNED, encoded by the coding sequence ATGCAGCAGCTGGACGATGCAGAACTCTTAAGCCTTTTCAGGCAAGAGGAAACAAAAGAACGTGCTTTTACCGGTATCGTAAAAAAATATCAGGAAAAGTTGTATTGGCATATTCGTCGTATGGTTGTAAATCACGACGATGCAGATGATGTACTGCAAAATGTTTTTATCAAAGTATGGAATGCATTGGGCAATTTCCGCGAAGACAGTCGTTTATATACCTGGCTGTACAAAATTGCTACTAATGAATGCCTTACTTTTTTGGAACAGCAAAAAAGAAAATCATCGGTTTCATTCGACGAAATGGAAAGCGGCTTATCCAATAAAATCAAAGCCGATGATGGATTTGATGCGAACAAATTGGAGTGGAAACTTCAACTTGCTATTCAGAAGTTGCCCGAAAAACAGCGTATCGTATTTAATTTGCGGTATTATGAAGAAATGCCTTATGAAGAAATGAGCAAAGTACTCGATACGAGTGAAGGTGCACTAAAAGCAAGCTATCATCACGCGGCGAAAAAAATTGAAGAATATATCAGGAATGAGGATTAA
- a CDS encoding phosphotransferase enzyme family protein: protein MMASAITEAFGIDEKFDLRKLSTGLINQTYKITPEKGGSYLLQQINTKVFLEPLAVQKNYRIIQRHLSQKGGFHLPEIVPARNGELIFTYDNIVWRCFEFIPHTYSPAVSSNPDEAWQVANCFGKFSAELSDLDTKKLSIILPGFHDLDFRFKQFETAVKAAVPERMKEAKRFIEQAYSHKLFIEYYQKIASAKKQYPLHTLHHDCKIANILFKEGTSEIYSPIDLDTTQPGLYFSDFGDMIRSMAPNLSENETNINELIVRKDFYAAIKDGYLHSMQLYLTKEEWEDIDMSGKIIVYMQALRFLTDYLNSDIYYHIDYPEQNKDRAANQFQLLTLLIDYTKHLSEKKIYSGS from the coding sequence ATGATGGCATCGGCAATAACAGAGGCTTTTGGTATTGATGAAAAATTCGACCTACGGAAATTGTCAACAGGATTAATTAACCAGACATACAAAATCACTCCTGAGAAAGGAGGCAGCTATTTGCTTCAACAAATAAATACAAAAGTATTTTTAGAGCCTTTGGCTGTCCAAAAAAATTATAGAATTATTCAGCGCCATTTATCGCAAAAAGGAGGTTTTCATCTTCCCGAAATTGTGCCTGCCCGCAACGGAGAACTCATATTCACGTATGATAATATTGTTTGGCGTTGTTTTGAATTTATTCCGCATACATATAGTCCGGCAGTTTCTTCCAATCCGGATGAAGCATGGCAAGTCGCAAATTGTTTTGGAAAATTTTCTGCAGAATTATCCGACCTTGATACAAAAAAATTGTCGATTATTCTACCCGGTTTTCACGATTTAGATTTCAGGTTTAAACAATTTGAAACAGCTGTCAAAGCAGCCGTGCCGGAAAGAATGAAAGAAGCGAAACGCTTTATTGAACAGGCATACAGCCACAAATTGTTCATAGAATATTATCAGAAAATTGCTTCAGCAAAAAAGCAATATCCGCTGCATACGCTGCATCACGATTGTAAGATTGCCAATATTCTTTTTAAAGAGGGAACGAGTGAAATATATAGTCCGATAGATTTAGATACCACACAACCCGGATTGTATTTTTCAGATTTCGGAGATATGATTCGTTCCATGGCACCAAATCTTTCAGAGAATGAGACAAATATAAATGAGTTAATTGTGCGGAAAGATTTCTATGCCGCTATAAAAGACGGCTATCTCCATTCGATGCAACTTTATTTAACGAAAGAGGAATGGGAAGACATTGATATGTCGGGAAAAATTATCGTATATATGCAGGCGCTGCGTTTCCTTACCGACTATTTGAATAGTGATATTTATTATCATATTGATTATCCCGAACAAAATAAAGACAGAGCTGCCAATCAGTTTCAACTGCTTACATTGCTGATTGACTATACAAAACACTTGTCCGAAAAGAAAATATACTCCGGCAGTTAA
- a CDS encoding replication-associated recombination protein A: MNSSTPLAERLRPENLDALVGQKHLTGKASILRTAIEAGKVPSMILWGPPGVGKTTIANIIAHTLNVPYYQLSAISSGVKEVREVLDNAKKQVGAILFIDEIHRFNKGQQDALLGAVEKGVITLIGATTENPSFEVNSALLSRAQVYVLKPLTDVDLRELLQVAIKQDIYLQKLNIELKETEALINISGGDARKLLNLLELTASSNSSKGGEIIITNDLVIKTAQQKIALYDKKGEQHYDIISAFIKSMRGSDPNAAVYYLARMIEGGEDVKFIARRMVIFASEDIGNANANALLLANATFEAVNKIGYPEARIILSQCAVYLASSVKSNASYVAINNALAFVKQTGDLPVPLHLRNAPTKLMKNLGYHKGYEYAHDYEHNFAGQEYLPEEISGTKFYEPGKNAREEETRKYLRTLWKEKYGY; encoded by the coding sequence ATGAATTCCTCAACACCATTAGCGGAACGACTGCGCCCCGAAAATTTGGACGCATTAGTCGGGCAAAAACATTTGACGGGAAAAGCCAGTATTCTCCGTACGGCTATAGAAGCCGGCAAAGTTCCTTCCATGATTTTGTGGGGACCGCCGGGTGTAGGCAAAACCACGATTGCAAATATTATCGCACATACTTTAAATGTTCCGTATTATCAATTGAGCGCCATTAGCAGTGGCGTGAAAGAAGTGCGCGAAGTGTTGGATAATGCAAAGAAACAAGTAGGCGCAATTTTGTTTATTGATGAAATTCATCGTTTCAACAAAGGTCAGCAAGATGCTTTGCTCGGCGCTGTTGAAAAAGGAGTCATCACTCTGATTGGTGCGACTACGGAAAATCCGTCTTTTGAAGTGAACTCGGCTTTGCTCAGCCGCGCACAAGTCTATGTGCTAAAACCTTTGACTGACGTGGATTTGAGAGAATTGTTACAAGTTGCTATTAAGCAAGATATTTATTTACAAAAATTAAATATCGAATTAAAAGAAACTGAAGCCTTAATTAATATTTCGGGCGGCGATGCGCGCAAACTGTTGAATTTACTGGAACTCACAGCCTCCTCTAACTCCTCCAAAGGAGGAGAAATAATCATTACAAATGATTTAGTAATAAAAACTGCGCAGCAAAAAATTGCTTTGTACGATAAGAAAGGCGAACAGCATTATGATATTATTTCTGCGTTCATCAAAAGTATGCGCGGCAGCGACCCGAATGCTGCAGTGTATTATTTGGCAAGAATGATTGAAGGTGGCGAAGATGTAAAATTTATTGCACGACGCATGGTCATTTTTGCGAGCGAAGACATTGGCAATGCGAATGCAAATGCGTTGCTGCTTGCCAATGCGACCTTTGAAGCCGTGAACAAAATCGGTTATCCCGAAGCGCGCATCATTCTATCGCAATGCGCGGTATATCTGGCTTCCAGCGTAAAGAGTAATGCAAGTTATGTAGCCATTAATAATGCTTTGGCTTTTGTGAAACAAACCGGAGATTTGCCTGTGCCATTGCATTTGCGCAATGCGCCGACCAAGCTGATGAAAAATTTGGGTTATCACAAAGGCTATGAATATGCGCATGATTATGAACATAATTTTGCAGGACAAGAATATTTGCCGGAAGAAATTTCAGGAACGAAATTTTATGAGCCAGGCAAGAACGCAAGGGAAGAAGAAACGCGGAAATATTTGAGAACGTTGTGGAAAGAGAAGTATGGATATTAA